The following are from one region of the Salvelinus fontinalis isolate EN_2023a chromosome 5, ASM2944872v1, whole genome shotgun sequence genome:
- the LOC129855263 gene encoding 39S ribosomal protein L55, mitochondrial-like, translating to MALQKVWTSKSVLNRCLQEVVAQSHFLPVSSLHTTTTQHNSNKTSIVRSSRQKYERFYPLLLVQPDGSTINIRYKEPKRILMMPVDISTLSEEERKMRMRKRDPRKGAVKQRTVEFEDDFKVDDYSKFWKK from the exons ATGGCCCTACAGAAAGTTTGGACGTCGAAGAGTGTTTTAAACAG ATGTCTACAAGAGGTGGTTGCTCAGAGTCATTTCCTTCCTGTATCAAGTTTACACACAACAACCACTCAGCACAACTCCAACAAGACATCAATTGTACGAAGCAGTCGACAGAAGTATGAAAGGTTTTATCCACTGTTGCTCGTACAACCCGATGGTTCCACAATTAACATTAGGTACAAAGAGCCCAAGAGGATACTCATG ATGCCTGTGGACATCAGTACACTCTCAGAGGAAGAAAGGAAAATGAGGATGCGGAAGCGGGATCCCAGGAAGGGAGCTGTTAAGCAGAGGACAGTGGAATTCGAAGATGATTTCAAAGTGGATGATTACAGCAAGTTTTGGAAGAAGTGA